The Apium graveolens cultivar Ventura chromosome 11, ASM990537v1, whole genome shotgun sequence genome has a window encoding:
- the LOC141697667 gene encoding uncharacterized protein LOC141697667 has product MASSTVPDPNPRLLDQDNPLYLQSSDHPGMKLISDSFDGTGFSNWKRSMTIALSARNKLGFVDGSIIKPATTDSTFKSWSRCNDMVISWLLGSLSKSIGRSVIYSNSARQMWQELEERYGSPNGTQLFSLHKELSEISQGNSDISDYFTRLKMLWDDIDSLALIPVCSCGCTCGASLKLSNFQQDQRVIQFLMGLNESYTAMRGSILMKTPLPNISQAYSILLQEESQREIHSSTQFVTDSASLHVSSSRMPAYQSSKKPNLDSKRTILNCNYCKKPGHTVDKCYKLHGFPPDFKFTKPRRFAQAAQVEVSTITHANHTQNGSSSEHANINNSPTSTNTHTPGNASVNITPEFYSQLMTLLKNSQNTTETAPSTANFAEIEVAKTATVAELRNSVENVFSHLPEQGPGKVSWSHVWGHFCLCFDGQKLLDDNEYISDYEIRDGDQLLFARHLSINYNMKRSKSAVQFGDFEQPSILNTGELEEEIDDGNYQSCDDKTPRQDDEDDRFPVTTHEYKLPAIFRGWFSYRRVSLSPERNFELKSFSRS; this is encoded by the exons ATGGCAAGTTCCACAGTTCCTGATCCTAATCCTAGACTTTTAGATCAGGATAATCCTTTGTACTTGCAATCTTCAGATCATCCTGGAATGAAACTTATTAGTGATTCTTTTGACGGTACTGGCTTTAGTAATTGGAAAAGATCAATGACTATTGCTTTATCAGCAAGAAACAAATTAGGTTTCGTTGACGGATCGATTATCAAACCTGCTACTACTGATTCTACGTTTAAGAGTTGGTCTAGATGCAATGATATGGTCATATCATGGTTGCTTGGTTCTTTGTCAAAATCCATTGGTCGCAGTGTTATCTACTCTAATTCTGCACGACAGATGTGGCAAGAATTGGAAGAAAGATATGGATCTCCTAATGGAACTCAATTGTTCTCTTTACATAAAGAATTATCTGAAATTTCACAGGGAAATAGTGATATTTCTGATTACTTCACTAGACTCAAGATGTTATGGGATGACATTGATTCTCTGGCATTAATTCCTGTCTGTTCATGTGGCTGCACCTGTGGTGCCTCTTTGAAACTCTCCAATTTTCAGCAAGATCAACGAGTAATTCAATTCCTAATGGGGCTTAATGAGTCCTACACTGCTATGCGTGGTTCGATTCTAATGAAAACACCATTGCCCAATATCAGTCAGGCTTACAGCATTCTTCTTCAAGAAGAATCACAAAGAGAAATTCATTCTAGTACTCAGTTTGTCACAGACTCTGCCTCACTTCATGTGAGTTCCTCAAGGATGCCAGCTTATCAGTCATCAAAGAAGCCCAACCTTGACTCAAAAAGGACCATTCTCAACTGTAACTACTGCAAAAAGCCTGGTCATACTGTTGACAAATGCTACAAATTGCATGGATTCCCACCTGATTTCAAGTTCACAAAACCTAGGCGTTTTGCACAAGCTGCACAGGTTGAGGTTTCAACAATTACTCATGCTAATCATACACAAAATGGTTCATCTTCTGAACATGCTAATATCAACAATTCTCCAACTTCAACAAATACTCATACTCCTGGAAATGCTTCTGTCAACATCACACCGGAATTTTATTCTCAGTTGATGACTCTATTGAAGAATTCTCAGAACACCACAGAAACTGCACCATCCACTGCCAATTTTGCTG AGATTGAAGTTGCAAAGACAGCGACAGTGGCTGAGCTGAGGAATTCGGTGGAGAATGTGTTTAGTCATTTACCGGAACAAGGACCTGGCAAGGTTTCGTg GTCCCATGTATGGGGGCACTTCTGCTTGTGCTTTGATGGTCAGAAGCTTCTTGATGATAATGAATATATTTCCGATTACGAGATCAGGGATGGTGATCAG CTTCTTTTTGCACGCCATCTATCCATTAACTACAATATGAAAAGGAGTAAATCAGCAGTGCAGTTCGGTGACTTTGAGCAACCCAGCAT ATTAAATACGGGGGAACTagaagaagaaattgatgatgGAAATTATCAGAGTTGCGATGATAAAACTCCTAGACAAGATGACGAGGATGATAGGTTTCCTGTGACTACGCATGAATACAAGCTGCCGGCTATTTTTAGAGGATGGTTCTCATACCGCAGAGTTTCTTTAAGTCCAGAGCGAAACTTTGAACTAAAGAGTTTCTCAAGATCTTAA